GCATCTTTTTAGAACTCTAGAGTGGTAATAAGTTGGCAAAGCTTTTCTAATTAGGTTTTTAGACTGGTATTTGTGTTTGATTACTTATTCAAAGCTGTTTCTCATGCATATTTTATCTACAACTTTTTGTAGCCAAAGACCTGAAGGGGAAACCAAGGATGGCACAGTTGCAAGAAAGCTTCAGAAGGCTGACAGGGAGAAGTTGAGGCGGGATCGATTAAACGAGCACTTTATCGAATTGGGAAGTGTTTTAGGTAGGAAAATTTATGTCTAAATTTTTTGATGGTTGTTAACTCTGGTCATTTGCCTGAGGTTGAAGAAAAGTAATTGAGAAACTTTGGCCAGAGTTTTTTTGGGGGTTCTATTGTTGACAATTCTAGTTTTCCAAGTTCATATTTGGTTGCAACTCTTTTATGGTACATCTTTGTGATATTTTCTTTTGGCTGCTAAAACTGGGACTAAATAACATGCAGATCCTGATAGACCAAAAAATGACAAAGCAACTATTTTAACCGACACAATCCAATTGCTGAAGGATTTGACATCGCAGGTTGACAAACTTAAAGCTGAATATACTATGCTAAATGAAGAATCTCGAGAGGTGATCTTTTCATATTTTGTCATTCTTTGACATGGTTTCACATCTCTGGAACTAATTTAATATGATTTGATCGATCTGTTGTGTTTAAAAACAGTTGACACTGGAGAAAAATGATCTCAGAGAAGAGAAAACCTCTCTCAAATCTGACATTGAAAACCTTAACGTTCAGTGTCAGCAAAGAGTGAGAACAATGTTTCCCTGGGCTGCTATGGATCATTCAGTTGTCATGGCACCAACTTCATACCCATATCCAGTACCAATGCCAATGCCTCAAGGGCCCATTCCCATGCATCCACATATGCAGCCATATCCGTATTATGGAAATCAGAATCCAGGCGTCATTCCGAACCCCTGTTCAACTTTTGTTCCATACATAACTCCGACTACCCTGGTTGAGCAGCAGTCTCAACAATATGTAACTCCAATTGTTCAACCAGTTAGTCGCTCCAATGTTTCTGGCAAACAAGATTCCAGAAATAAGTCATCTGGGGAAAGCAAAATTGAAAAAAGTGAGGATTCCAGTGATGTTGCAACAAATCTGGAGTTAAAGACTCCTGGATCTGCAACAGATCAGGTCAGTTGCTGATTTTATAAAAAGTTTGGCACCATCTTGAATGTAAATCAGAGTCATTCTGTCTTTCTAATAATTTAATTTGCAGGATTCAGGTCAAGGACAATCTCAAAGATATGTGAGTAAGGAAAACAAAATCACTGAAAGAAGTTCTTCAAGTAGATGTTCTTCTTCTCGAAGTGTACAAGACAGCTCATCTAATAGCATAGTTAGTAGCAGAAAGGCCAATAACCGAAAAAAAGATTGAAGGCAAAGAACACAACAAAAacaggttttttttttcttcttttcctttttcaaacTTGCGCATTTTGATGTACTTCTACTGCCTGCTAgtcttatatattttatttatgtgcACCTCCTAATTGGTTGATATTGTTTACCTTCTTTGAATCGGTCTTACTTTAAGTTGAACGGCATAATATATGACTAAGGTGCATAGCTTATGCTATTATTGATTAAGTTAACCTGGATATTTTTCCAGGTCTCTGCAGCAAGACTGGTGGTTTGTATTTGGAATTCTAATGTTCTTGACAATGATTATGCTTCTGAGATGATTTGTAAATGCTAAAATGCACAATTAACAATGACGTAACGAGAGAAGATTCTCAATATTGATTTGCTTGTTGTGATCTTTGTAATTTGGATACATATACTCCGGGTAGAAATATCCAGTTTAGGATGGCAGGAATATATTATAGATCGTCATCTCTATAGTTAATAGAAGTCTTTATATAGAGTAATAACTATAAGATGGGGTATAGGTAGGAGTTTTTATAGCATTGTTTTAATATCCAAAAATCTTTCTCTAAAGGGTGAGCAAGTATGGCTAGAGTGCTAGTTAGAAGTATGTTATGTTGTGGTGTGAAAGGACCATAAATGATAGCTTTGATAGTACAAACCTACAAAAATGGGACTTGAAAGCTGGGAAAAGATGTGTGTGGTGGGGTTTGTCTAAATAAAGGACCAAAGTTAGAACAATGATGAAATGATGGGCATTTGAGATTTGGATTGATGACCAAATATAAGTTTTAGAGCACAAGTAGAGATATTAATGAAATACATAGTTGTTCTACATTAAATTTGTCATTTTTGGAACATAACCAGGAAGGACAAAAGAGGTGGCCAAGGTCAAAAATCTTATCTCATCGTCTCAACAGTAATAACTGTTTCTTGGTATGCACAGAGAGTGTTCTAATGAAAGCTGCTGATAAGGTTTGTTCATGTGTCTTTCTCGTCTGTGCTTGCTTACATCCATTTGATAATAAGCCAAAGAATACAGTTTAGATCAATTGAACAGAACCAAGTTTTCATTAGATGTTTGGTGTACCAAGTACAGTTTAAAGACATCTAAACCTTCATCTCTAACAC
The genomic region above belongs to Humulus lupulus chromosome 1, drHumLupu1.1, whole genome shotgun sequence and contains:
- the LOC133788718 gene encoding transcription factor bHLH121 is translated as MNQLQHDEFIQSPNPPSDPRLPSTSVRSQPSSSQRPEGETKDGTVARKLQKADREKLRRDRLNEHFIELGSVLDPDRPKNDKATILTDTIQLLKDLTSQVDKLKAEYTMLNEESRELTLEKNDLREEKTSLKSDIENLNVQCQQRVRTMFPWAAMDHSVVMAPTSYPYPVPMPMPQGPIPMHPHMQPYPYYGNQNPGVIPNPCSTFVPYITPTTLVEQQSQQYVTPIVQPVSRSNVSGKQDSRNKSSGESKIEKSEDSSDVATNLELKTPGSATDQDSGQGQSQRYVSKENKITERSSSSRCSSSRSVQDSSSNSIVSSRKANNRKKD